A segment of the Coffea arabica cultivar ET-39 chromosome 8c, Coffea Arabica ET-39 HiFi, whole genome shotgun sequence genome:
TTGATAGGATGAGTCGTTCAATGAATGCTTCCTCTCTCAAGCGTAAAAGACCAGAATCGAGTTCTGCCAATGGGTCTCTTGTTGATGCTGATCGTGCAGTTTTCAATGTGATAAAGAGTAAAGAAGATATGGGAATTTGGACTAGGGATATAAAATTTGAGACGAAGCTTGCTGATACTGTTGTCAATAAATCTCTGAAGTCGCTTCTAAGTAAGAAGTTGATAAAAGAGATTGTGAACATCAAGAACAAGGGGAGAAAGCATTACATGGCAGCAGAGTTTGAACCGTCAAAGGAAGTTACTGGTGGTGCATGGTATGTGGATGGAAATCTTGATAAAGAACTCATTGGTGTTCTTAAAGGCCTCTGCTTGAAGATAATCAATTCTAAGAAGGTTGCAACTGTTGAAGGAGTTTATGACTTTTTGACGAAGAGCAAAGTCACCACATTTGATTGCACAAATCAACAAATTGCGGAGGTTTTGAACTCTATGGTATTGGACAATGAGGTCATAGAGGTTAAAAGCACTGGCTTGGGAGAATATCACTCTATTCCTATTGGAACTGTATGTTACAGGATTGCAAAAGGAGCTGGTCTTGGAGAGAGTCTCAAGATTGGGGCAATGGCTTCGATTCCATGTGGTATGTGTCCACGAATTAGCCAATGTACACCTGATGGAGTTATTTCTCCTAGTACTTGTGTGTATTACCAGAAATGGATGAATTTTTAACTTCAATGCACATATATGGTGGGTTTGTGGCAAGTAATTTAtgtaccatgagaaagatttttaggacaacTGATGAAATCAACTGAATCTGTTCAGCGATGCTTTGAGCACAACGAGTTGTCTCTTGCTTTCTTTTGGGTAAATTTTGCTATGGCTAAGGATTGATATAAATGATTGAGCCCTATATCGTAGACAAAAGCTATATGGAGATGGTTTACTGATATTGGTCCTCTGAAGCCGATTATGATGT
Coding sequences within it:
- the LOC113707288 gene encoding uncharacterized protein, producing MSRSMNASSLKRKRPESSSANGSLVDADRAVFNVIKSKEDMGIWTRDIKFETKLADTVVNKSLKSLLSKKLIKEIVNIKNKGRKHYMAAEFEPSKEVTGGAWYVDGNLDKELIGVLKGLCLKIINSKKVATVEGVYDFLTKSKVTTFDCTNQQIAEVLNSMVLDNEVIEVKSTGLGEYHSIPIGTVCYRIAKGAGLGESLKIGAMASIPCGMCPRISQCTPDGVISPSTCVYYQKWMNF